CTGGCCGCGGCCGCCCGCGGGGTAGCCTCGGGCTTCCTGCGTCAAGTCGGTTCGCTGGGAGGATTTGTGCTAGGCCTGCTGCTAGGTGCGTGGCTGACGCCGATAATGACGCAGGCGCTCCCGGCCAGCGCTGCACGGCCGGTCTTGGCGCTCATCTTTTTCTTTGCGGTGGCCTTTACGCTCAGCGGCGTGGGCGAGATCATCGGCGTGCACCTCGCCGGCCTCATGAAGCGCGTCGGCCTCGATGCCGTCGACGGCGTCCTTGGCGCCGTTCTTGGCTTTGGAGGAGCATTACTGGCCCTATGGCTGTTGGCCAGCACCTTTGCCGGTTCAGTCGGCCCAGTGCTAGCGGCCGACATCGGCAACTCCAGCATCCTGCGATTGCTCGATCGCCACCTGCCGCCCGCCCCCGAGGTCACCGCCCGCCTCGAGCACGCCATCGGTGCCTCGCGCTTCCCGCGGGTGTTTGCCGGCCTCGAGCCCACGCCGGCCCCGCCGGTCACCGGGCCAAACGCCGCCGTCGTGAACGCCGCCGCCGCCGCCGCGCACGCCGCCACTGTCAAGATCGAGGGCTCTGGCTGCGGCGGCGTACTCGAGGGCTCCGGCTTCGTGGCCGCGCCGGGCCTCGTGGCCACCAACGCGCACGTCGTCGCTGGCATTGCTCGCCCCGTGGTCACCGACGCGGCCGGACCACACGTGGCGACCGTGGTGCTGTTTGACCCCGATCTCGATTTCGCCGTGCTGCGCACCTCCGGCCTGGTCGCCGCCCCGCTGGCCATCGAGCCTACCAGCCAGCCCCGCGGCACCGTCGCTGCTGCTCTCGGCTATCCCGGCGGCGGAGGCTTTACCGCCGGCGCCGCCGCCATTCTGGGCCAGCAACCCGCCGTTGGCCGCAATATCTACGACGCCGGCCTCATCCGCCGCGACATTTACACGCTTCAGGCCATAGTGCGCCCTGGCAACTCCGGCGGTCCGCTCGTTGCCGAAGACGGCACCGTCATTGGCGTAATCTTCGCTACCTCCACCACCAATTCAAACGTCGGCTATGCCCTCACCTCCCCCGAAATCCTGCCCGATCTCGCCCGCGCCGCCCACTCCGGCGCCGTTTCCACCGGCGCTTGCGTAGCCGATTAGGGCATAGGGTATACTGGGCGGCGGGAGCAACTCGGCTTCCCGCAGCAGCTCCAGGAGGGTGTCCGATGAGTCGGGCAGTTACCGCAACGCTGGCCTCAGCCGTGGTGGCTGGCCTAGCAATCAGTGCAGCCGTCGTTTGGCGGATGGGCGAAGACCACCTGCCTGATTCCGTTCTCCATCCCGACGTCCCCACCTCGTCCGCTTCCCCCAACCAGCCGCCGGTGACTCGCCCCACGCCGCATCCCGCGGCCACCGGACCCACGGAAGGACCGGCTTCCCCTGATCTTTCCCCCTCGTGGGCCCTGGTGGGGGTTACGGTCGAGCCGCACGCCGGATTCGACCGGATCGCCTTCGCCTTCACCGACGGCACTCCGGCCTATGAGGTGAAGTATGTGAGTTCCGAGGGCCTTGACTCCAGTACCTTCCTGCTCGTCACCTTCAACCCCGACGTCACGCAGGAACGCCCCGATCGACGCGATGCCGCAGGGGCGCCCGTAGGCCGTACCGACGTGGGCCTTCCCTTCCTGAAGGCCTACTTCACCGGCGCCGACGGCGTCGGCCGGGTCATATATGTACTCGGTCTGAACGGCCCGGTACCCGTGCCTTTTCGGATGGTGGCGGGCAAGAACCTACTCTACCTCAATATAGGGGGCGCATAACCATGAGGATGCAGCGGATAACACTCGCCTTCGAGGTGCCCGCCGCCGCCGGCCCCGTACTCGTCGCCCGCGCCCGTCTCCTGGCCAACCGCCTGGAAGGCAGCATTCCCGAAGCGGCAAATGCGGTCACGTTCTCCCGCGAGCTCCGGGAACTCGGGCTCGAACTCGAGCTCAATGTCCTGCTCGTCGCGGCTGGTATCGAAACCATCGATCAGCTCTGCGGCCACACCGAAGAGAGCCTCCGGGCCACCGACCTGCGGCATGCCGAGCTCCGAGAAGTCATGCGCAAACTCGCAGCCCAGGACAAAGTCCTGGCTGGCTGCCAGGTTGCACCCGACGATCTCATCGAGCTCCTCGATCTGAGCGAGCTCTTCTACTGCGGGCTCAAGAAGAGTGGGTACCACGCGCTCAGCCAGCTGACGGTTTTCGAACCGGTCGCGATGATAGCCACCATCGGGTCGATGGCGGTCTATGTGATCGCCGCGCTCAAGCAGCTCAATCGGCCGTCCACACCGCTCAACCTCGACCGCCCGCTCACCGACCTGCGGCCACCGAGCCCCACTACGTGGGACGTGCTGACCGCCGCCGGGATCGACATCGCCGGTCGCATCGGCAACCTCACCGCCACCGGTCTCCTGGCCGCGCTGCAAACGCATCCGGACCTGGACGACACCGCCGCCAGGGAGGGGGTCGACGCCCTCCGCCAGACCCTCGACCTCTACGGCTACCACCTCCCCAACTAACGAAAGGGGAATACCCGGGCGGGGCGGCCACAATGGCTGCCCCGCCCCAGAGCGTTTTTATTGCAAATTACAAGAATTTATTTTATAATATAGCAGGCGTATTACCCGTCCCCGACCGAGAGAAGGGCGTACCCATGAAGATGACCCGCTTCACGTCCACCATCGAGGTACCGACCGCCAACAGGCCGGCCTTCGCGGCGGCCTTGAGCGATCTGCTGAGCCGCTTCGACGGCAAAACCACAAGGAGTGCCCAGTTCGATTTCTCCCCGGAGTTCGTCGAACTCGAGCTCGGCACCCAGACCAACATCGCCCTGGTCGCCAACAACATCGAAACCGTCGACTAGCTCCGTGCCTACACCGAGGCCAAACTGGTCGCGCTGTCCGGCATCGGTTACCCCATGCTCAAAGAAATCGTCGTCGCGCTGGCCAAGTGCAGCCACACCCTGGCGGGCTGCACGATCGCCATCGACGACCAGATCGAGCTGCTCGAGCTGCAAGATGTCGCCTACCGAATTCTCAAGAAGAAAGGTTTCAACGCCATCTCGCAGCTGGTGGCTCTCGATGCGGTCGATCTCGAACTCGCTCTGGGTCGGCTGGTCACCGGGGTCACACGGGCGCTCGTCCAGATCAACCGCCCTCCGGCTCCGCTCAACCCCGACCGGCCGCTCGGCGCGGTCGTCGAGGGCGAGCATCTGGCGAGGCTA
This portion of the Candidatus Saccharimonadia bacterium genome encodes:
- a CDS encoding MarP family serine protease, giving the protein MNLLDFFIIFVALAAAARGVASGFLRQVGSLGGFVLGLLLGAWLTPIMTQALPASAARPVLALIFFFAVAFTLSGVGEIIGVHLAGLMKRVGLDAVDGVLGAVLGFGGALLALWLLASTFAGSVGPVLAADIGNSSILRLLDRHLPPAPEVTARLEHAIGASRFPRVFAGLEPTPAPPVTGPNAAVVNAAAAAAHAATVKIEGSGCGGVLEGSGFVAAPGLVATNAHVVAGIARPVVTDAAGPHVATVVLFDPDLDFAVLRTSGLVAAPLAIEPTSQPRGTVAAALGYPGGGGFTAGAAAILGQQPAVGRNIYDAGLIRRDIYTLQAIVRPGNSGGPLVAEDGTVIGVIFATSTTNSNVGYALTSPEILPDLARAAHSGAVSTGACVAD